From Melanotaenia boesemani isolate fMelBoe1 chromosome 12, fMelBoe1.pri, whole genome shotgun sequence, a single genomic window includes:
- the lats2 gene encoding serine/threonine-protein kinase LATS2, which translates to MRPKTFPAAPYVGNTRQRLQEIKEGLKQPAKLVSQALHGGSSRSEGGRGADSKSGKDAASRQQQLRPPQKFNNYQNALREIRKSLMPFANESGEAGEVNRQMLQELVNAGCDQEMAVRALKQTGSRNIEAALEYISKMGYLDPHNELIVRVIKQTSPGKASMPNAMDHRPSLEVSGEAGAMPPYHQMGAPMYDGAAGYGPEGEIGRPYMSAPPVMTYMMPPSGAAQGPTMGNPMGRPPSMGSYPPVMATQSNPGNAMYPPGAQQKGYPGSMEQHGSMMSYNVPGQPLQLQPQPPGGPVPGPHYDYGHPRQHMMEPAGYGVKRTPSFQNKMAPPPMAPPDNYVNLQGKGGMGQNGPGGGGSGYPANLYLSSHSHPRQASPTSHQVHMMSRSPGGVGAMGPDFSDLPQGLMTPSRASLNLDLYEHHWAGPPGPEGAPPPRQPQPQGPFRGEVRVPSRTNSFNSRSAGPNGVRPPMAAPPTAGKQEASLGPPNTITAVTSPPIQPPVKSIRVMRPEPKTAVGPCHPGWMTAQAQEATESLGYMPEETYPLDPAQEPRCPPPPYPKNLLMSGAGGETGALEGAGAMCGAQDISNPVPRNTHSGSGGSGKGKDSQQVKEKTKMGKGEKTVKDKKQIQTSPVPVRKNGRDEEKRESRIKTYSPFAFKFYMEQHIENVMKTYQQKLNRRLQLEQEMSKAGLSEAEQEQMRKMLNQKESNYNRLRRAKMDKSMFVKIKTLGIGAFGEVCLTRKVDTGALYAMKTLRKKDVLNRNQVAHVKAERDILAEADNEWVVRLYYSFQDRDSLYFVMDYIPGGDMMSLLIRMGVFPEHLARFYVAELTLAIESVHKMGFIHRDIKPDNILIDLDGHIKLTDFGLCTGFRWTHNSKYYQKGSHVRQDSMEPSDFWDDVSNCRCGDRLMTLEQRANRQHQRCLAHSLVGTPNYIAPEVLLRKGYTQLCDWWSVGVILFEMLVGQPPFLAPTPTETQIKVINWESTLQVPVQVKLSPEAVDIIGRLCCSAEDRLGANGAGEIKAHPFFSQVDFSSNLRQQPAPYRPKIAHPMDTSNFDPVEEEGGPGAWSDSGDSTRALDILCSPHGKHPEHAFYEFTFRRFFDDNGCPFRYPKPLEASEVSSGITGAACMGPEEELEEEDGQEEEEEEEDEEEGEQGEGCEPVYV; encoded by the exons GAAATGGCAGTGCGAGCGCTGAAGCAGACAGGCAGCAGGAACATTGAAGCAGCCTTGGAGTACATCAGTAAAATGGGTTACCTTGATCCTCACAATGAGCTCATTGTTCGTGTCATCAAGCAGACTTCACCAG GCAAAGCTAGCATGCCAAATGCGATGGACCACCGGCCTTCATTGGAGGTTTCAGGTGAAGCAGGTGCCATGCCTCCGTATCACCAGATGGGGGCTCCCATGTACGACGGGGCAGCAGGATATGGCCCCGAGGGTGAGATAGGCCGACCTTACATGAGTGCTCCTCCTGTTATGACCTACATGATGCCCCCCTCGGGTGCAGCACAGGGCCCCACTATGGGGAACCCAATGGGTCGACCTCCCAGTATGGGCAGCTATCCACCAGTGATGGCCACCCAGAGCAACCCAGGCAACGCCATGTACCCTCCAGGAGCCCAGCAGAAGGGCTACCCTGGCAGCATGGAGCAGCATGGGTCTATGATGAGCTACAACGTCCCTGGCCAGCCTTTGCAACTCCAGCCACAGCCACCAGGGGGCCCCGTCCCAGGTCCACACTATGATTATGGCCATCCCAGGCAGCACATGATGGAGCCTGCAGGCTATGGAGTTAAAAGGACCCCCTCCTTCCAGAACAAGATGGCACCTCCCCCTATGGCACCCCCAGATAACTATGTCAACTTGCAGGGGAAAGGGGGAATGGGTCAGAACGGCCCTGGAGGAGGTGGCAGTGGATACCCTGCTAACCTTTACCTTTCCTCTCACTCCCACCCCCGACAGGCTAGCCCCACCTCCCACCAGGTTCATATGATGTCCCGTTCCCCAGGTGGGGTGGGAGCCATGGGCCCCGACTTTTCAGACCTGCCCCAGGGTTTGATGACTCCCTCCAGGGCCAGCCTCAACTTGGACCTCTATGAGCACCACTGGGCAGGGCCCCCAGGTCCTGAAGGTGCCCCTCCACCCAGGCAACCACAGCCCCAGGGCCCATTCAGAGGGGAGGTGCGTGTTCCCAGCAGAACCAATTCCTTTAATAGTCGTTCTGCGGGTCCAAACGGTGTCCGGCCCCCAATGGCTGCACCTCCTACTGCTGGGAAGCAGGAGGCCTCATTGGGCCCTCCAAACACCATCACAGCTGTAACATCCCCCCCTATCCAACCGCCAGTCAAGAGTATCCGTGTGATGAGGCCAGAGCCCAAGACGGCTGTAGGACCATGTCACCCTGGTTGGATGACCGCTCAAGCCCAAGAGGCAACAGAATCTCTGGGCTACATGCCAGAAGAGACATACCCACTAGACCCTGCTCAGGAACCACGCTGCCCTCCACCACCTTACCCAAAGAATCTGCTCATGTCTGGAGCAGGTGGTGAGACAGGAGCcctggaaggagctggagccATGTGCGGAGCCCAGGACATCAGCAACCCTGTtccaagaaacacacacagtggcAGCGGAGGGAGTGGAAAGGGCAAGGACAGCCAGCAGGtgaaagagaagacaaagatgGGCAAGGGAGAAAAAACGGTGAAAGACAAGAAGCAGATCCAAACGTCCCCCGTTCCTGTGAGAAAGAATGGGCGAGATGAGGAGAAGAGGGAGTCCCGCATCAAAACCTACTCGCCTTTCGCATTCAAGTTTTATATGGAGCAGCACATAGAGAATGTAATGAAGACCTACCAGCAGAAACTCAACCGCAGGCTTCAGCTGGAGCAGGAAATGTCCAAG GCTGGCCTATCTGAAGCAGAGCAGGAACAGATGAGGAAGATGCTGAATCAAAAAGAATCAAACTACAATCGACTACGGCGTGCCAAAATGGACAAGTCCATGTTTGTCAAAATCAAGACTCTGGGCATAGGTGCTTTTGGTGAAGTGTGCCTTACACGCAAAGTAGACACTGGTGCACTTTATGCCATGAAAACACTGCGCAAGAAAGACGTCCTCAACCGCAACCAG GTCGCCCACGTGAAAGCAGAGCGTGACATCCTGGCGGAGGCAGACAATGAGTGGGTGGTACGTCTCTACTACTCCTTCCAGGACCGGGACAGCCTTTACTTTGTCATGGACTACATCCCTGGAGGAGACATGATGAGCCTGCTTATCCGAATGGGAGTCTTCCCCGAACATCTGGCACGCTTCTACGTGGCTGAGCTGACACTGGCCATTGAAAGCGTCCACAAGATGGGGTTCATCCACCGCGACATCAAGCCAGACAACATCCTCATTGACTTGGATGGACACATCAAACTCACTGACTTTGGTCTGTGTACAGGCTTTCGCTGGACGCACAACTCCAAATACTACCAGAAAG GGAGTCACGTCAGACAGGACAGCATGGAGCCCAGTGACTTTTGGGATGACGTATCCAACTGTCGCTGCGGCGACCGGCTGATGACACTGGAGCAACGCGCCAACCGCCAGCACCAGCGCTGCCTGGCTCACTCACTGGTGGGAACACCTAATTACATCGCGCCTGAGGTTCTGCTACGCAAAG GTTACACTCAGCTGTGCGACTGGTGGAGCGTGGGAGTGATCCTGTTTGAGATGTTAGTGGGACAGCCACCCTTCCTTGCTCCAACACCAACCGAGACTCAAATTAAG GTCATTAACTGGGAAAGTACACTTCAGGTGCCTGTGCAGGTCAAACTCAGCCCAGAAGCTGTCGACATCATCGGACGTCTCTGCTGTTCTGCAGAGGACCGCCTGGGCGCCAACGGCGCTGGCGAGATCAAGGCTCACCCCTTCTTCTCCCAGGTAGACTTCTCCAGCAATCTGCGACAACAGCCAGCACCCTACCGGCCCAAGATTGCTCACCCAATGGACACGTCCAACTTTGACCCAGTGGAGGAGGAAGGCGGTCCGGGGGCATGGAGCGACAGTGGCGACAGCACCCGGGCCTTGGACATACTCTGCTCACCACACGGGAAGCACCCAGAACACGCCTTCTACGAGTTTACTTTCCGCAGGTTCTTCGACGACAACGGCTGCCCTTTCCGCTATCCGAAGCCACTTGAGGCCAGCGAGGTGTCGTCAGGCATCACTGGAGCCGCCTGCATGGGCCCAGAGGAGGagttggaggaggaggacgggcaagaggaggaggaagaagaagaagatgaggaagagggaGAGCAGGGAGAAGGATGCGAGCCGGTTTATGTCTAG